A single genomic interval of bacterium harbors:
- a CDS encoding Tim44 domain-containing protein: MYGFRWFVRAALMTTLTFLFLYGMEVEVLARAGGGGSHGSRGSRPLSPPSKSYTSPSPSQPSQQQRQYAPSAPPPSPSRSPFWQGLAGGLLGGLIGGMLFRSLGLAGHTAGGWGGPGLFDLILIGALMYGIYWFVVKRKRLAPETSSYSSQSLSQGVESVEVFSPGIPGQQESLLQGFGHIRQMDPGFDLESFQEEAMDIFFKVQAAWAQRDMDQAREFLTEEMFRSLQTQVENLRAQRRINRLENVAVRAVEPVEVWQESGQDFITVRICANLLDYTVDEATGKLVSGSDKNPVKFEEYWTFTRSVGPNPWKLSAITQT; this comes from the coding sequence ATGTATGGGTTCAGGTGGTTTGTGAGGGCGGCTCTTATGACAACCCTCACTTTCTTGTTCTTGTACGGCATGGAAGTAGAGGTATTGGCCAGAGCGGGGGGCGGGGGAAGCCATGGGAGCAGGGGTTCCAGGCCCCTGTCACCTCCTTCCAAATCCTACACCAGTCCATCTCCCTCCCAGCCTTCCCAGCAGCAGCGGCAATATGCTCCCAGTGCGCCGCCTCCCTCTCCTTCCAGGAGTCCCTTTTGGCAAGGGCTGGCAGGAGGGCTTCTGGGAGGTCTCATCGGGGGCATGCTTTTCAGGAGCCTTGGCCTGGCAGGTCACACAGCAGGTGGTTGGGGAGGCCCTGGGCTCTTTGACCTGATTCTCATCGGGGCTTTGATGTATGGGATTTACTGGTTTGTGGTGAAAAGAAAAAGACTGGCACCCGAGACTTCTTCATATTCCTCCCAGAGCCTTTCCCAGGGTGTTGAGTCCGTGGAGGTCTTCTCCCCTGGAATTCCAGGACAACAGGAGTCTCTCCTGCAGGGATTTGGCCATATCAGGCAGATGGATCCTGGATTTGATCTCGAGAGCTTCCAAGAGGAGGCCATGGACATCTTCTTCAAGGTGCAGGCTGCCTGGGCTCAGAGAGATATGGATCAGGCCCGGGAGTTCTTGACTGAGGAGATGTTCAGAAGCCTCCAAACTCAGGTGGAAAATCTTAGAGCCCAGAGAAGGATCAACAGGTTGGAAAACGTGGCTGTCAGGGCAGTAGAACCAGTGGAGGTGTGGCAGGAGTCGGGACAAGACTTCATCACAGTCAGGATCTGTGCCAATCTCCTGGATTACACAGTGGATGAGGCCACAGGAAAGTTGGTATCGGGTAGTGACAAGAATCCGGTCAAGTTCGAGGAGTATTGGACCTTCACCCGTAGTGTGGGCCCCAACCCCTGGAAGCTTTCAGCCATTACCCAGACTTGA
- a CDS encoding D-aminoacylase — MEPTYDWVIRGGLIYDGTGAPPWIGDLGIRGDRIIDLAPFIPGRALREVHASGLAVAPGFINMLSWATESLLVDGSSQSDIRQGVTLEVFGEGRSMGPLNEPMRRELIRSQGTLKYEVPWTTLGEYLEHLVSRGVSTNVASFVGATTLRMHVMGERPQAPSPKELEHMCQLLRHAMEEGAMGLGSALIYTPGAYAKTQELIALARVVSQYNGLYISHIRNEGSWLLDALDEFIQIARQAGVRAEIYHLKAAGRENWDKLDEAIARIEAARQQGLQITANMYVYDASSTSLDVLLPPWVHRGGSEAMIRRLKDKETRKRILKTLRVREPEGIRLLNLRKDSLKPLAGKTLLEVAELWNMTPEEALCELVLRDGAGVKMLRFTISEENIRKQILLPWVSFGSDGGSFSTEGPFLGFNTHPRAFGNFARLLGKYVREEKLIPLEEAIRRLTSLPASNLRLKERGKLSPGYFADVVVLDPKNIKDHATYQDPHRYSTGVLHVFVNGVQVLKDGEHTGARPGRVVRGPGWKGLPSSP, encoded by the coding sequence ATGGAGCCGACCTACGATTGGGTGATTCGAGGAGGGTTGATCTACGACGGAACAGGAGCGCCCCCATGGATAGGGGATCTGGGGATAAGGGGCGACAGGATAATAGATCTTGCCCCTTTTATCCCTGGCAGGGCACTGAGGGAAGTCCATGCCAGTGGGCTGGCAGTAGCCCCAGGCTTCATAAACATGCTCAGCTGGGCCACAGAATCCCTGCTTGTGGACGGAAGCTCACAGAGCGATATCCGCCAAGGCGTCACCCTGGAAGTCTTTGGCGAAGGACGCTCCATGGGCCCCCTCAACGAGCCCATGCGCCGAGAGCTTATCCGCTCTCAGGGAACCTTAAAGTACGAGGTTCCATGGACAACCCTGGGGGAGTACCTGGAGCATCTTGTGTCCAGGGGAGTATCTACCAATGTTGCCTCTTTTGTTGGGGCCACAACCTTGCGCATGCACGTCATGGGCGAAAGGCCCCAGGCTCCCTCGCCCAAGGAACTGGAGCACATGTGCCAGCTATTGCGCCATGCCATGGAAGAAGGGGCCATGGGCCTTGGAAGCGCACTCATCTACACACCCGGGGCTTACGCCAAGACCCAGGAGCTCATCGCTCTGGCCAGGGTGGTTTCCCAGTACAACGGGCTGTACATCTCCCACATCCGTAACGAGGGCAGCTGGCTGCTGGATGCCCTGGACGAGTTCATCCAAATAGCCAGACAGGCGGGCGTAAGGGCCGAGATCTACCATCTTAAGGCTGCCGGAAGGGAGAACTGGGACAAGCTTGATGAGGCCATAGCCAGAATAGAGGCTGCCAGGCAGCAGGGGCTTCAAATAACCGCCAACATGTACGTGTATGATGCCAGCTCCACTTCCCTGGATGTTCTGCTACCTCCTTGGGTGCACAGGGGAGGCTCCGAGGCCATGATAAGAAGGCTCAAAGACAAGGAAACCAGAAAGAGGATCCTCAAGACACTCAGGGTCAGGGAACCAGAAGGGATTCGCCTTCTCAACCTTAGGAAGGATTCCCTGAAACCCCTGGCAGGCAAGACTCTGTTGGAGGTAGCAGAGCTTTGGAATATGACGCCAGAAGAGGCGCTTTGCGAACTGGTGCTCAGGGATGGAGCCGGGGTAAAGATGCTCAGGTTCACGATCTCTGAAGAGAACATCCGAAAGCAGATCCTGCTGCCTTGGGTGAGTTTCGGCTCTGACGGAGGCTCTTTTTCAACAGAAGGTCCTTTTCTTGGTTTCAATACTCACCCACGAGCCTTCGGAAATTTCGCCAGGCTGTTGGGAAAATATGTTCGGGAAGAAAAACTGATCCCTTTGGAAGAGGCCATTCGAAGACTCACTTCACTTCCTGCTTCTAATCTCAGGCTCAAGGAGCGAGGAAAGCTAAGCCCAGGCTATTTCGCGGACGTGGTTGTCTTGGATCCCAAGAACATAAAAGACCACGCCACTTACCAAGACCCCCACAGGTACTCTACAGGTGTTCTTCATGTTTTTGTAAACGGCGTGCAGGTTTTAAAAGATGGCGAGCACACAGGGGCCAGGCCAGGAAGGGTGGTCAGGGGGCCAGGATGGAAGGGTCTGCCATCTTCTCCTTGA
- a CDS encoding phenylalanine--tRNA ligase beta subunit-related protein → MGFVFEVSESWKEVFNGSYAAVLLMRDVANPPGHPALDEKKRDLERQLRTLYSGAGRSRVDKHPVIMAYSDYYRLFHKTYHVKLQLESVVFKGKPIGGGFSLVDAMFLAELKNMILTAGHDLDSIRPPVRLQASQKEESYVLLNGKEQSLKPRDMIMRDQEGVISSVLYGPDKRTRIRPQTRDVIFAIYAPRGICREDVKAHLHDIETNVRIIAPQARVEMMEVFEASP, encoded by the coding sequence ATGGGATTTGTCTTTGAGGTATCCGAATCCTGGAAGGAGGTTTTCAATGGTTCTTACGCCGCAGTACTTCTCATGCGGGATGTGGCCAACCCGCCGGGTCATCCAGCCCTGGATGAGAAGAAAAGGGATCTGGAAAGACAACTGCGCACTCTGTACTCTGGAGCCGGCAGATCCCGTGTGGATAAGCATCCGGTGATAATGGCCTATAGTGATTACTACAGGCTCTTTCATAAGACCTACCACGTGAAGCTACAGCTAGAGTCTGTTGTATTCAAGGGTAAGCCCATAGGAGGCGGCTTCTCGCTGGTGGATGCCATGTTTCTAGCAGAGCTCAAAAACATGATCCTAACGGCCGGACACGACCTGGACAGCATCCGGCCACCCGTGAGGCTCCAAGCTTCACAGAAAGAAGAGTCCTACGTGTTGCTCAATGGAAAGGAACAGTCTCTCAAGCCCAGGGACATGATCATGAGGGACCAAGAGGGAGTCATATCCAGTGTCCTCTACGGCCCTGACAAGCGCACCCGCATAAGACCGCAGACCCGAGACGTGATCTTTGCAATATACGCTCCTCGAGGGATCTGCCGGGAAGATGTCAAAGCCCATCTCCATGACATAGAGACCAATGTCAGAATCATAGCTCCCCAGGCGCGGGTGGAGATGATGGAGGTGTTTGAAGCCAGCCCCTAA
- a CDS encoding M20 family metallo-hydrolase — MKVAQLRVNGKRLRESMETMARIGGTKGGGMYRLALSKEDREARDLLISWLGELNLKVTVDQMGNIFARRSAIREELPAVLMGSHLDTQPFGGRFDGVLGVMGALEVMRTLQDRSIQTTRALVLCDWTNEEGSRFSPGVMGSGVWAGKLQLEEIHKRQDLQGRSVKEELRRIGYLGQSPCRAFPVHAYYELHVEQGPVLDKMGIPIGVPRGVVCIHWYEVLVQGESNQVGPTPMEARHDALCAASEMILHVESVAKAAGAGLVATVGRIQNHPDSPNIIPGRVLFTVDIRSWDEELALRSWQEMEKGFREMAARRGCSIEIQTLWRVDHVEFDPKLLHRVREKARALGYETLDMQSAAGHDASYLAMVAPTAMIFVPSIGGRSHVELEETSWEHCEAGANVLLQCALASAQEED; from the coding sequence GTGAAGGTGGCTCAACTGCGTGTAAATGGAAAACGCTTGAGAGAATCCATGGAGACAATGGCACGAATCGGTGGAACAAAGGGCGGAGGCATGTACAGACTCGCTTTGAGCAAAGAGGATCGGGAAGCCAGGGATTTGCTCATTAGCTGGCTTGGGGAGCTCAACCTCAAGGTAACAGTGGACCAGATGGGCAACATTTTCGCTCGAAGATCGGCAATACGCGAGGAACTTCCTGCGGTGCTCATGGGTTCCCACCTGGACACCCAGCCTTTCGGAGGCAGATTTGACGGGGTGTTGGGAGTCATGGGAGCACTTGAGGTAATGCGCACCTTGCAGGATCGATCCATACAGACCACCAGGGCTCTTGTGCTTTGCGACTGGACCAATGAGGAAGGCTCTCGGTTCAGTCCAGGTGTCATGGGCTCCGGGGTATGGGCGGGAAAGCTTCAGTTGGAAGAGATCCATAAACGCCAGGATTTACAAGGCCGAAGCGTAAAAGAGGAGCTCAGGCGCATAGGCTACCTTGGGCAGAGCCCTTGTAGGGCTTTCCCGGTACATGCTTACTATGAGCTGCATGTGGAACAAGGCCCTGTTTTAGACAAAATGGGCATTCCCATAGGGGTTCCTAGGGGAGTAGTGTGCATTCACTGGTACGAGGTGCTGGTACAAGGAGAGAGCAACCAGGTAGGTCCAACTCCCATGGAAGCACGTCATGATGCCCTGTGTGCAGCCTCGGAGATGATCCTGCATGTGGAATCAGTGGCAAAGGCTGCTGGAGCCGGGCTTGTGGCCACAGTGGGGCGCATACAAAACCATCCAGACTCACCCAACATCATTCCTGGAAGAGTGCTTTTCACGGTGGACATACGTTCATGGGATGAGGAGCTGGCTCTGCGCTCATGGCAGGAAATGGAAAAGGGATTCCGGGAAATGGCTGCCCGAAGGGGATGCTCCATAGAAATCCAGACTCTCTGGAGAGTGGATCATGTGGAGTTCGATCCCAAGCTTCTCCATAGGGTTCGCGAAAAGGCCAGAGCCTTGGGTTACGAGACCTTGGACATGCAAAGCGCTGCAGGCCACGATGCAAGCTATCTGGCCATGGTTGCTCCCACTGCCATGATATTCGTGCCCAGCATTGGGGGCAGGAGTCATGTGGAACTCGAGGAAACAAGCTGGGAGCACTGTGAGGCAGGAGCAAATGTGCTCTTGCAATGCGCCCTGGCATCTGCCCAAGAGGAAGATTAG
- a CDS encoding MoaD/ThiS family protein: protein MFETRVRILLRGHLWRYAGAKDPEQHVPWQQGKSLAQVLEELGIPREEVMLALVDGKSFPLSECPKPGQKIEILPVLNGG from the coding sequence ATGTTTGAGACAAGGGTTAGGATCCTGCTTCGCGGACATCTGTGGAGATACGCTGGGGCAAAGGATCCTGAGCAGCATGTCCCTTGGCAGCAGGGAAAGAGCCTGGCCCAGGTGCTGGAGGAGCTGGGAATCCCAAGGGAAGAGGTGATGTTGGCTCTGGTAGACGGTAAGAGCTTTCCCCTTTCAGAATGCCCCAAGCCAGGCCAGAAAATAGAAATTCTTCCGGTCTTAAACGGGGGATGA
- a CDS encoding aldehyde ferredoxin oxidoreductase family protein translates to MGKGYWGVFWEVDLSDRVVSKTEVSEQDLRQYFGGSGIGAKILMAELDGGTDPLEPSSPLLIIAGLLTGSTAPTACRTVLCGRSPLTGIWGESTAGGYWGAALKATGVDGLILRGRAESPVYLWITKGKLEIRDARHLWGLDTFETEKRLCLETDPRARVAAIGPAGEGLARIASVIFEGRHSRAAGRCGFGALMGSKNLKALVVRGVGKLHGHDPEGLKLLVKEQLPKIKKGAAGLSRFGTPGGVEAVEAHGDLPISNWRGGSWPDGARATCGQTNLPKYFSGHYACFGCPIGCGKSIRIQNGSETLVDSHQPEYETVAGFGGNLLNSDFQAIALANEKCNRYGLDTISASAAAAFAMECFEKGLITAKDTGGLELRWGDPQTILALVDWMGRNEGLGALLAQGTREAARVLGPLAHEFRTDVKGLEMAYHDPRAFTCMAANYATANRGACHLESLSYFLGRGIPLADMGYMEPPDPHGVDGKAKITFDLQNYMSVYNPLGLCKFLFIGRVGPSTIARWVELVTGWEMDQQELLLVGERIFNLKRMYNLRLGITRKDDWLPSRFLVHPRPQGRAKGVLPHLGRMLQEYYSLRGWSQEGIPAREKLEELGLGWTLG, encoded by the coding sequence GTGGGTAAAGGCTATTGGGGCGTTTTCTGGGAGGTAGATCTTTCTGACAGAGTGGTATCCAAAACAGAGGTCTCAGAACAGGACCTCAGGCAGTATTTTGGGGGAAGCGGAATCGGTGCCAAGATCCTGATGGCAGAGCTGGATGGTGGCACAGACCCCTTGGAGCCTTCAAGCCCGCTTCTTATCATTGCCGGGCTTCTTACTGGCAGCACTGCCCCTACGGCATGCCGGACCGTGCTTTGCGGCAGGTCGCCTTTGACGGGCATATGGGGTGAGTCCACAGCAGGAGGCTATTGGGGTGCGGCCCTCAAGGCCACAGGGGTGGATGGGCTCATCCTGAGGGGAAGGGCCGAATCTCCAGTGTACCTCTGGATAACCAAGGGCAAATTGGAAATCAGGGATGCACGGCATCTTTGGGGGCTGGATACCTTTGAGACCGAAAAGAGGCTCTGTTTGGAGACAGATCCAAGGGCTAGGGTGGCGGCCATAGGCCCCGCAGGAGAGGGGCTAGCAAGGATAGCTTCGGTGATTTTCGAAGGCAGACATTCCAGGGCTGCGGGACGTTGCGGTTTTGGAGCCTTGATGGGCTCCAAGAACCTAAAGGCCTTGGTCGTAAGGGGTGTGGGTAAGCTTCATGGCCATGACCCAGAGGGATTGAAGCTGCTAGTTAAAGAGCAACTCCCCAAGATAAAAAAAGGGGCTGCGGGCCTAAGCAGGTTCGGGACTCCTGGCGGAGTCGAGGCAGTGGAGGCCCACGGGGACCTGCCCATAAGTAACTGGAGGGGCGGTTCCTGGCCTGATGGCGCCAGGGCCACATGCGGCCAGACCAATTTGCCCAAATACTTCAGTGGGCATTATGCCTGTTTTGGCTGCCCCATCGGGTGTGGGAAATCCATCCGGATCCAAAACGGTTCAGAAACTTTGGTGGACTCACACCAGCCCGAGTACGAGACCGTGGCTGGATTCGGGGGAAATCTCTTGAACTCTGACTTCCAAGCCATTGCCCTGGCCAATGAGAAATGCAACCGTTATGGCCTTGACACTATATCCGCCAGTGCGGCAGCGGCCTTTGCCATGGAATGCTTTGAGAAGGGTCTGATCACGGCCAAGGACACAGGCGGGTTGGAGCTTAGGTGGGGGGATCCCCAGACCATTTTGGCACTGGTGGATTGGATGGGTAGGAACGAGGGGCTAGGTGCACTCCTGGCTCAGGGAACCAGGGAGGCGGCCCGTGTGCTTGGGCCTCTGGCCCATGAATTCCGCACCGATGTCAAGGGCCTGGAGATGGCCTACCATGACCCACGGGCTTTCACGTGCATGGCCGCCAACTATGCCACTGCCAACAGGGGAGCATGCCACCTGGAGTCTCTAAGTTATTTCCTGGGCAGGGGTATACCACTGGCTGACATGGGTTACATGGAACCCCCGGATCCTCACGGCGTGGATGGGAAGGCCAAGATAACCTTTGACCTGCAGAACTACATGAGCGTGTATAACCCTCTGGGGTTGTGCAAGTTCCTCTTTATAGGCAGGGTAGGGCCCAGCACCATAGCCAGGTGGGTGGAGCTGGTGACAGGATGGGAAATGGACCAGCAAGAGCTTCTCCTGGTGGGGGAGAGGATCTTCAACCTGAAACGCATGTACAACCTTCGACTGGGAATCACCAGGAAAGACGACTGGCTGCCGTCCAGATTTCTAGTGCATCCCAGGCCACAAGGCAGGGCAAAAGGGGTCTTGCCGCACCTGGGTAGAATGCTTCAGGAGTATTACAGCCTCAGGGGTTGGAGCCAGGAAGGGATTCCCGCAAGGGAGAAATTGGAAGAACTCGGATTGGGCTGGACACTGGGCTGA
- a CDS encoding CoA transferase, with protein sequence MKDPRETLAGGMEMGSLALQGVRVLDLSRALAGPYCTMMLGDMGAEIIKVEMPRVGDEARHYGPPFQEGESSYFLSVNRNKRSMTLNLKSQKGKEILKELAKRSDVLVENFRPGTMDELGLGYEELSKLQPRLVYCAITGFGSIGPEAQRPGYDLIAQGMGGIMSVTGPPEGPPYRVGIAQADIVAGMFAAYGIMVALFHRERTGEGQRLETSLFQGQLAQLTFQAGRYFALGVSPKPQGNQHPLIAPYESFRTKDGHINIAVGNNSLWSTLCRVLAMEAYEKDPRFESNPKRVENRPALIQVIEERTMNYTSQELRDILDKAGIPNGPVWTIGEALSSPQTMALDMVQEMDHPTAGRIKVTGIPIRMERSPGSLRIPPPLLGQHTQEILREMLEMGDEEIGLLQQQGVI encoded by the coding sequence ATGAAAGATCCAAGGGAGACCTTGGCAGGAGGAATGGAAATGGGCAGCTTGGCGCTCCAAGGGGTAAGAGTGCTTGATCTTTCCAGGGCTTTGGCTGGTCCTTATTGCACCATGATGTTGGGAGACATGGGGGCCGAGATCATAAAGGTGGAAATGCCCAGGGTCGGGGATGAGGCCCGTCACTATGGGCCTCCATTCCAAGAGGGGGAGAGCAGCTATTTCCTGAGCGTCAACAGGAATAAGCGGAGCATGACCCTGAATCTGAAGTCCCAAAAGGGCAAAGAGATCTTAAAAGAGCTGGCCAAGCGCTCAGATGTGTTGGTGGAGAACTTCCGGCCGGGTACCATGGATGAGTTGGGGCTTGGGTATGAAGAACTCAGTAAGCTTCAGCCCAGACTTGTTTACTGCGCCATAACTGGTTTTGGAAGCATAGGCCCGGAAGCCCAAAGACCGGGCTATGACCTCATAGCTCAGGGCATGGGCGGAATAATGAGTGTAACAGGCCCGCCTGAGGGGCCACCTTACAGAGTGGGAATAGCCCAGGCCGACATCGTGGCAGGCATGTTTGCGGCCTACGGCATCATGGTGGCCCTTTTCCACAGGGAACGCACAGGAGAGGGGCAGCGCTTGGAGACTTCTCTTTTCCAGGGACAGCTGGCGCAGCTTACCTTCCAGGCAGGCAGATACTTTGCCTTGGGGGTTTCCCCCAAACCCCAGGGGAACCAGCATCCCCTCATAGCCCCCTACGAGAGCTTTCGCACCAAGGACGGGCACATCAACATAGCCGTGGGCAACAACTCCCTTTGGTCCACCCTCTGCCGCGTCCTGGCAATGGAGGCATACGAAAAAGATCCCAGATTCGAATCCAATCCCAAGAGGGTTGAGAACCGTCCTGCCCTCATCCAGGTAATAGAAGAACGCACCATGAATTACACAAGCCAGGAGTTGAGGGATATTTTGGACAAGGCCGGTATCCCCAATGGTCCTGTGTGGACAATAGGGGAAGCCCTCAGTTCACCTCAGACAATGGCCCTGGACATGGTCCAGGAAATGGACCACCCCACGGCCGGCCGTATTAAGGTGACAGGAATCCCCATTCGCATGGAGAGAAGCCCTGGCTCTCTGAGAATCCCACCACCCTTGTTGGGCCAGCACACCCAGGAGATCCTTCGAGAGATGCTGGAGATGGGGGATGAGGAGATTGGCCTCCTGCAACAACAAGGGGTAATCTAG
- the mce gene encoding methylmalonyl-CoA epimerase has protein sequence MKILHIDHIGVASKDMKAALEFFVEKLGMVSEGFETIEDQAVKVAFLPLGEGEIEILESTRPDGPVAKFIEARGEGVQHIALRVDDLEQALQELKAKGVRLIDEKPRRGAGGARIAFIHPKETHGVLLELCERHK, from the coding sequence ATGAAGATACTGCACATCGACCACATAGGTGTGGCCTCCAAGGACATGAAGGCCGCTTTGGAGTTTTTCGTTGAGAAGCTGGGCATGGTTTCTGAGGGTTTTGAAACCATAGAGGATCAGGCCGTAAAGGTGGCCTTCCTGCCTCTGGGGGAGGGAGAGATAGAGATACTGGAGTCGACCCGGCCTGATGGCCCTGTGGCCAAATTCATAGAAGCCAGGGGAGAAGGTGTACAACACATAGCTCTCAGGGTGGATGATTTGGAGCAGGCCCTCCAGGAGCTCAAGGCCAAGGGGGTCAGGCTCATAGATGAGAAACCCAGGAGGGGAGCCGGGGGGGCGCGCATAGCCTTCATCCATCCCAAAGAGACCCACGGAGTCTTGTTGGAGCTTTGCGAGAGACACAAATGA
- a CDS encoding cobalamin B12-binding domain-containing protein codes for MTASRRIRVLVAKPGLDGHDRGAKVLARALRDAGMEVIYTGIRQSPEQVVNAVIQEDVDVLCLSSLSGAHDYLFPRIMELLKEKGAPDVLVLGGGIIPEEDIPALKEAGIAGIFGPGSFTSDIVKFIQENVRLRP; via the coding sequence ATGACGGCTTCGAGAAGGATTCGGGTTCTTGTGGCCAAGCCTGGGCTGGATGGACACGACCGGGGCGCCAAGGTGCTGGCCAGAGCCCTTAGGGACGCAGGCATGGAGGTGATTTACACGGGCATTAGGCAAAGTCCTGAGCAGGTGGTCAATGCGGTGATCCAGGAAGATGTGGATGTTCTTTGTTTGAGCAGTCTTTCTGGCGCCCACGATTACCTTTTCCCCCGGATAATGGAACTTCTGAAGGAAAAAGGTGCGCCGGATGTGCTTGTGCTGGGAGGCGGTATAATACCAGAGGAAGATATCCCGGCTCTAAAGGAGGCAGGCATAGCAGGCATATTCGGCCCTGGTTCCTTCACCAGTGACATAGTAAAGTTTATCCAGGAAAACGTAAGGCTGAGGCCCTAA
- a CDS encoding methylmalonyl-CoA mutase family protein — MFDERALEELKEAAKRWEESIAPLVSKRPERKPAFLNTSGIPIQRVYLPCQVADLDYQRDLGFPGGYPFTRGVQPTMYRGQFWTMRQYAGFGTAEESNRRYRYLLEQGQTGLSVAFDLPTQIGYDSDHPSAFGEVGKVGVAIDTIQDMRILFDGIPLDKVSTSMTINAPAAILLAMYMAVAQEQGVKGEQLNGTIQNDILKEYTSRGTYIFPPEPSMRIVTDIFSFCSKEVPNWNTISISGYHMREAGCTAVQEVAFTLANGIAYVEAGLRAGLEVDQFGPRLAFFFCCHLDFFEEVAKFRAARRLWARIMRDRFKAKNPRSWMLRFHTQTAGCTLTAQQPKNNIVRVAYQAMAAVLGGTQSLHTNSMDEALALPTEEAVQIALRTQQLLAHEFGVADTVDPMGGSFYVESLTNEIEERAMDYIRRIDEMGGSPRAIEMGFIQKEIQEAAYSYQKEIESGERVVVGVNRFQTKEPPFKGILRVDPAVRQRQVERLELIRKKRDSQRVNRALEGLHRAARGTENILPHILEAVQAQATLGEICDVLRDVFGEYQASVSI; from the coding sequence ATGTTCGATGAAAGGGCTCTGGAGGAATTAAAAGAAGCGGCCAAGAGATGGGAGGAGTCCATAGCACCCCTGGTGAGCAAGAGGCCTGAGCGCAAGCCGGCCTTTTTGAACACCTCGGGGATTCCCATCCAGAGGGTCTATCTGCCTTGCCAGGTGGCGGATCTGGATTACCAGAGAGACCTGGGCTTTCCAGGAGGCTATCCCTTCACCCGAGGGGTGCAGCCCACCATGTACAGGGGTCAGTTTTGGACCATGAGGCAGTATGCTGGTTTCGGTACCGCCGAGGAGTCCAACAGACGTTACCGCTATCTCCTGGAACAGGGACAGACCGGGCTCAGTGTGGCCTTTGATCTTCCCACCCAGATAGGCTACGACTCGGACCATCCCAGCGCCTTCGGGGAGGTGGGCAAGGTGGGGGTGGCCATAGATACCATCCAAGACATGAGAATTCTCTTTGATGGGATTCCACTGGACAAGGTCAGCACCTCCATGACCATAAACGCCCCTGCTGCCATATTGCTGGCCATGTACATGGCAGTGGCTCAGGAGCAAGGGGTGAAGGGGGAACAGCTAAACGGAACCATTCAAAACGACATACTCAAGGAATACACCTCCAGGGGCACCTACATATTTCCACCTGAGCCCTCCATGAGGATCGTGACGGACATTTTTTCTTTTTGCTCCAAAGAGGTACCCAATTGGAACACCATAAGCATAAGCGGGTACCATATGCGAGAGGCGGGCTGCACCGCAGTGCAGGAGGTGGCCTTCACCCTGGCAAATGGGATAGCTTATGTGGAGGCAGGGCTCAGGGCCGGGCTGGAGGTGGATCAGTTCGGGCCTCGGCTGGCCTTCTTCTTCTGCTGCCATCTGGATTTCTTCGAGGAAGTGGCCAAGTTCAGGGCTGCCAGGAGGCTTTGGGCCAGGATCATGCGCGACAGGTTCAAGGCCAAGAACCCCCGCTCCTGGATGCTGCGTTTTCACACCCAGACAGCAGGTTGCACCCTCACGGCTCAACAACCCAAGAACAACATAGTCAGGGTGGCTTATCAGGCCATGGCAGCAGTGCTTGGGGGCACCCAGTCCCTCCATACCAACTCCATGGACGAGGCCCTGGCTCTTCCCACCGAGGAGGCAGTGCAGATAGCCCTTCGCACTCAGCAGCTTCTGGCCCATGAGTTCGGGGTGGCAGACACCGTTGACCCCATGGGCGGTTCCTTCTACGTGGAGAGCCTCACCAATGAGATAGAAGAGAGAGCCATGGACTATATCCGAAGGATAGATGAGATGGGTGGCTCTCCCAGGGCCATAGAAATGGGGTTCATCCAGAAGGAGATCCAGGAGGCGGCGTACAGTTACCAGAAGGAAATAGAAAGCGGGGAGCGTGTGGTGGTGGGGGTGAATCGCTTCCAGACAAAGGAGCCACCCTTCAAGGGGATCCTGCGAGTGGACCCGGCAGTAAGACAGAGGCAGGTGGAGAGACTGGAGCTGATTCGCAAGAAGAGGGATTCCCAGAGGGTGAACAGGGCATTGGAGGGCTTACACCGAGCGGCCAGGGGCACTGAAAACATCCTGCCCCATATTCTGGAGGCTGTTCAGGCCCAGGCAACTCTGGGGGAGATCTGCGATGTGTTGAGGGATGTTTTTGGTGAATATCAGGCATCCGTGAGCATCTGA